In Lineus longissimus chromosome 7, tnLinLong1.2, whole genome shotgun sequence, a genomic segment contains:
- the LOC135491301 gene encoding caveolin-1-like, with product MAEDSPTDLENRDPNSINGQLQVAFEDVFAEPDQAHSIDCVWINSYKCFNCTKNCCYKVLTVLCGIITAFCWACEFAVVTFYHVWVITPCFRICEMNMGCCKKFYSMCIHCWFDPICEACGLLFSAFKK from the exons ATGGCTGAAGATAGTCCCACAGATCTTGAAAACCGTGATCCTAACTCGATAAATGGACAACTTCAG GTCGCATTCGAAGACGTGTTCGCCGAGCCCGACCAAGCGCACAGTATCGACTGCGTGTGGATTAACTCCTACAAGTGTTTCAACTGCACCAAGAACTGCTGTTACAAG GTGCTGACCGTCCTGTGTGGTATCATCACCGCCTTCTGCTGGGCGTGCGAGTTCGCCGTGGTCACGTTCTATCACGTGTGGGTCATCACACCATGTTTCAGGATCTGCGAGATGAACATGGGATGCTGCAAGAAGTTCTACAGCATGTGTATTCACTGCTGGTTTGACCCGATCTGTGAGGCGTGCGGACTCCTCTTCTCAGCATTCAAAAAATAA
- the LOC135491572 gene encoding caveolin-3-like has product MADLDMINRDPNSINDHLAVTFDEVFAEPDHAHSLDCVWRNSYKCFNCTKNCCYLALTTLCSIFVAFCWACEFATLTFYHVWYVTPCFKWCEVELGCCKKFYSLCMRCALDPLCEACGLLFSAFKK; this is encoded by the exons ATGGCAGATTTGGATATGATCAACCGGGACCCCAACAGCATCAATGATCACCTTGCG GTGACCTTCGATGAAGTGTTCGCCGAGCCCGACCACGCCCACAGTCTCGACTGCGTGTGGAGGAACTCCTACAAGTGCTTCAACTGCACCAAGAACTGCTGCTACCTCGCCCTCACTACCCTCTGCAGTATCTTCGTCGCCTTCTGCTGGGCCTGCGAGTTTGCCACACTCACTTTCTACCACGTCTGGTACGTCACGCCATGCTTCAAGTGGTGCGAAGTCGAGCTCGGTTGCTGTAAGAAATTCTACTCGCTGTGCATGCGGTGTGCATTGGATCCTCTTTGTGAAGCATGTGGCTTGTTGTTCAGTGCATTCAAGAAATAA